Proteins encoded in a region of the Deltaproteobacteria bacterium genome:
- a CDS encoding hydroxymethylglutaryl-CoA synthase family protein, with translation MNIGVSGIGVYVPPLRVNLESWCEWTGASWPKTKAVVGKSFRMPETSESIYTMAATAVLRLILDNDIDPAQIGFLGFGTESSTDNAIGTPIIKGMVNQALRELGKPELARQCEVPEFKQACLGGIYALKAALRWTALDGRGRQAIVVSADTAEYARGSSGEPTQGAGAVAMWVEENPKLFEVDLLNAGSASDYRGVDFRKPFQRHFMDSYTESTQRLHDFPVFSG, from the coding sequence TTGAATATTGGTGTAAGCGGAATCGGTGTTTATGTGCCGCCGCTACGGGTCAATTTGGAATCTTGGTGTGAGTGGACCGGTGCAAGTTGGCCAAAGACGAAGGCCGTGGTTGGCAAGAGCTTCCGCATGCCGGAGACGTCCGAGAGTATTTACACCATGGCGGCTACCGCTGTGCTCCGACTGATTCTCGATAACGACATAGACCCCGCCCAAATTGGCTTTCTCGGCTTTGGAACGGAGTCGAGCACCGATAACGCCATTGGAACCCCCATCATCAAGGGCATGGTGAACCAAGCGCTTCGTGAGCTCGGTAAACCTGAGCTTGCTCGCCAATGTGAAGTACCAGAATTCAAGCAGGCATGTCTCGGCGGTATTTACGCTTTGAAAGCAGCCCTTCGCTGGACAGCTCTAGACGGTCGAGGTCGCCAAGCCATTGTGGTGAGTGCAGACACGGCTGAGTATGCTCGTGGAAGCTCTGGTGAACCCACTCAAGGTGCGGGTGCCGTAGCGATGTGGGTGGAAGAGAATCCCAAGCTATTTGAGGTGGACCTCCTCAATGCGGGTAGCGCGTCAGACTACCGCGGCGTGGATTTTCGAAAACCGTTTCAGCGACACTTTATGGATTCCTATACGGAGTCGACGCAGCGCTTGCATGACTTCCCTGTGTTCAGCGGA